The proteins below come from a single Triplophysa rosa linkage group LG12, Trosa_1v2, whole genome shotgun sequence genomic window:
- the LOC130562942 gene encoding extracellular calcium-sensing receptor-like, whose protein sequence is MHIYLYTTIVFHCLYTKVENALCRMMGDPKYPLLFKEGDITIGALLSIHSKETSPSFEFTQKPQILLCSSVNLRDLRLAQTIIFAIEEINRSDTLLPNISVGYKIYDTCASRLSSMSATMALMNGAAFTPRETCSGQTPIHAIIGETESSSTIVLSRTTGPFKIPVISPSATCECLSNRKEYPSFFRTIASDYHQSRALAYIVKHFGWSWVGAVNSDNDYGNNGMAIFLNTAHEEGICVEYSVKFYRTEPEKLQYVVNIIKQSTAKVIVAFLSHVEMGYLLEQLSIQKITGLQMIGVEGWITSKSLFTPNSFHVLGGSLGFAVKNINIAGFSDYVIKAFWDTAFPCSQEDGNSSQGQVDCSRYQDLLVLKKYIEERPEQTYSGNIYKAVYAVAYSLHNLLMCKEKEGCEKDLTIQPHQVIEALKRVNFTVKFGDRVWFDSTGGAVAQYEVVNWQQDSDGSIQFKAVGYYDASLPPDQRFVLDTEIIIWAGGQKPRSVCSESCPPGTRKAGQKGRPVCCYDCIPCADGEISNETDSNNCMQCPGEFWSNAERNKCVLKAVEFLSFTEVMGIVLVFFSLFGVGITVLVTVLFYSKKDTPIVKANNSELSFLLLFSLTLCFLCSLTFIGRPTEWSCMLRHTAFGITFVLCISCVLGKTIVVLMAFKATLPGSNVMKWFGPVQQRLSVLAFTLIQVLICVLWLTISPPFPYKNMIYYKEKIILECSLGSNVGFWAVMGYIGLLALLCLNLAFLARTLPDNFNEAKFITFSMLIFCAVWITFIPGYVSSPGKFTVAVEIFAILASSFGLLFCIFAPKCFIILFKPEQNTKQHLMGKTQSKPH, encoded by the exons ATGCATATCTATCTTTACACAaccattgtttttcattgcCTTTATACTAAGGTCGAAAACGCTCTTTGTCGAATGATGGGAGACCCAAAGTACCCATTGCTGTTCAAGGAGGGAGACATAACTATCGGAGCACTTTTGTCAATTCACAGTAAAGAAACATCACCATCATTCGAGTTTACACAAAAACCTCAGATTCTGTTATGCTCTAG TGTAAATCTTAGAGACTTGCGGCTGGCTCAAACTATAATCTTTGCAATTGAGGAGATTAACAGAAGTGACACGTTGCTTCCAAATATATCTGTTGGCTACAAAATTTATGATACGTGTGCTTCAAGACTGTCTTCAATGAGTGCAACTATGGCATTGATGAATGGAGCGGCATTTACACCAAGAGAAACATGCAGTGGACAGACACCTATACATGCTATCATAGGAGAAACAGAGTCTTCTTCCACAATAGTTCTTTCCAGAACCACAGGACCTTTTAAAATTCCAGTG ATAAGTCCTTCAGCAACATGTGAATGTCTCAGTAATAGGAAAGAATACCCATCATTCTTCAGGACTATTGCTAGTGATTATCACCAGAGCAGAGCACTTGCATACATAGTCAAACACTTTGGTTGGTCTTGGGTTGGAGCTGTGAACAGTGACAATGACTATGGAAACAATGGAATGGCCATATTTCTGAATACAGCACATGAGGAGGGCATTTGTGTAGAGTACTCTGTGAAATTCTACCGAACAGAGCCTGAAAAACTGCAGTATGTGGTAAACATAATAAAGCAAAGCACTGCTAAAGTCATTGTTGCATTTCTATCCCATGTTGAAATGGGATATCTGCTTGAGCAGTTGAGTATTCAGAAAATTACAGGCCTCCAAATGATTGGTGTAGAAGGATGGATAACATCAAAGAGTTTATTCACTCCAAACAGTTTTCATGTGCTCGGAGGATCGCTGGGTTTTGCGGTGAAAAACATTAACATCGCTGGATTTTCAGATTATGTTATAAAAGCATTTTGGGACACAGCTTTTCCATGCTCACAAGAAGATGGGAATTCATCTCAAGGTCAAGTAGATTGCAGTAGATATCAGGATCTACTTGTGCTAAAAAAGTATATTGAAGAACGACCTGAACAAACATATTCAGGTAACATCTATAAAGCAGTATATGCTGTGGCCTATTCACTACACAATCTACTCATGTGCAAAGAAAAAGAAGGTTGTGAGAAAGACCTGACAATACAACCACATCAG GTTATTGAGGCTCTGAAAAGGGTCAATTTCACAGTTAAATTTGGAGATCGTGTGTGGTTTGACAGCACTGGTGGTGCAGTAGCCCAGTATGAAGTTGTGAACTGGCAGCAGGACTCTGATGGATCAATTCAGTTTAAAGCAGTGGGTTACTATGATGCCTCACTGCCCCCTGACCAGCGCTTTGTTCTTGATACCGAAATCATAATCTGGGCTGGAGGACAG AAGCCAAGGTCTGTGTGCAGTGAGAGTTGTCCTCCAGGCACTAGGAAGGCTGGACAGAAAGGAAGACCTGTCTGCTGTTATGACTGTATTCCATGTGCAGATGGAGAAATCAGTAATGAGACAG ATTCAAATAACTGCATGCAGTGTCCAGGGGAATTCTGGTCTAATGCTGagagaaataaatgtgtgttaaagGCTGTAGAGTTTCTGTCATTCACAGAAGTTATGGGTATAGTGCTGGTCTTTTTCTCACTGTTTGGAGTAGGAATAACTGTACTGGTCACAGTCCTGTTCTACAGTAAGAAGGACACCCCCATAGTAAAAGCCAACAACTCAGAGCTGAGCTTCCTGCTGCTCTTCTCATTGactctgtgttttctctgttcacTTACTTTCATTGGTCGTCCCACTGAGTGGTCCTGTATGTTACGTCACACAGCGTTTGGGATCACTTTTGTCCTCTGTATCTCTTGTGTTCTGGGGAAAACAATAGTTGTGTTAATGGCCTTCAAGGCCACACTTCCAGGAAGTAATGTCATGAAATGGTTTGGGCCTGTACAACAGAGACTCAGTGTTCTTGCCTTTACACTTATACAGGTTCTTATCTGTGTGCTTTGGCTAACAATATCTCCTCCTTTTCCCtataaaaatatgatatattATAAAGAGAAGATCATTCTTGAGTGCAGTCTGGGTTCTAATGTAGGTTTCTGGGCTGTAATGGGTTATATAGGACTACTGGCTCTATTGTGCTTAAATCTAGCTTTTCTGGCTCGGACGCTGCCTGATAACTTCAATGAAGCTAAATTCATCACATTCAGTATGCTCATATTCTGTGCCGTGTGGATTACATTTATTCCAGGTTATGTCAGTTCTCCTGGAAAATTTACTGTAGCTGTGGAGATATTTGCCATTTTAGCTTCAAGCTTTGGTTTATTATTCTGTATATTTGCACCTAAATGTTTCATCATCCTGTTTAAGcctgaacaaaatacaaaacaacatttgatgGGAAAAACACAATCTAAGCCCCACTGA